The following coding sequences lie in one Haematobia irritans isolate KBUSLIRL chromosome 3, ASM5000362v1, whole genome shotgun sequence genomic window:
- the LOC142231252 gene encoding endothelin-converting enzyme 1-like: MRRLKLRKDILVECLILSLGFVQCWASYQPNDYQFDPRDDVQERLFQLSMDQTIRPCDDFYGYACGNWKSTSEKDFADTLTQLDFSITKELGQILHNFNHSAVSGKRFVQQVHNYYKSCRSVEAPVTVEYIKWLELHEPHLQWPISVRLGDARRYGPQRYDWIRMLATLRKYGLNDVILNEMAVPKEMNPNILNIQVGRPREDEDKITTLRYDVVTGTLRFFMQHWEYQQLWNDIQDLDNQLLELKTKYEGDDEMMFTTVSSLSDLPWLIEYLGILLDITNVDPSMELVITNMAYLRDVIQFLRRYDDRFICEYLQVKFLSYLNHKQFRPVYRDCVSSTRLILPLATQWLYEQQHPEFDREVGAVSLLFTKLKQTLQTIITKNVYNLDQPMMKFFKGKLRTLQLRIGYLTSSILEDFYGQLTLDPYDYYGNRLKIYKFHFQVIHRHLNVRLKRNSLQFLPLEQHDTAKSLLPYTLPRQRAILVPYATLQYPYYRPELPSAYVYSSLGFLLARQFMWEFTIADIDVNAYGQIISYILDLLLENPEFKMDYEHIAHYHRGETEQVDSAINGLKLAYQSFKEDQPDETMMRSFFLNFAQMHCGTNNSTNPHRPSQSSINHKLVNLAVNHIGDFAQTFHCSPAPVHGVLYWGRSEDS, from the coding sequence ATGAGAAGATTAAAATTACGAAAAGACATTCTTGTGGAATGTCTCATTCTGTCATTGGGCTTTGTCCAATGCTGGGCTTCATACCAACCAAATGATTACCAATTCGATCCACGTGATGATGTTCAGGAACGCCTCTTTCAACTGTCGATGGATCAAACTATAAGACCTTGTGATGACTTTTATGGATATGCTTGCGGTAACTGGAAATCTACATCGGAGAAAGATTTTGCAGATACTTTAACACAATTGGACTTTAGCATCACCAAGGAATTGGGTCAAATTCTACACAATTTCAATCATAGTGCAGTGAGTGGTAAAAGATTTGTACAACAAGTCCATAATTATTACAAATCATGTCGTAGTGTTGAAGCTCCAGTGACAGTGGAATATATCAAATGGTTAGAGTTGCATGAACCCCATCTGCAGTGGCCCATTAGTGTGAGACTAGGTGATGCCCGGCGTTATGGCCCCCAACGCTATGATTGGATCCGAATGTTGGCTACATTACGCAAGTATGGACTGAACGATGTAATACTCAATGAAATGGCAGTGCCAAAAGAAATGAATCCAAATATATTGAACATTCAAGTGGGTCGACCCCGGGAGGATGAAGATAAAATTACGACCTTGCGTTATGATGTTGTCACTGGCACTCTGCGATTCTTCATGCAACACTGGGAATATCAACAGTTGTGGAATGATATACAAGATTTGGACAATCAACTCTTGGAATTGAAAACGAAATATGAAGGAGACGATGAAATGATGTTCACAACAGTGAGTAGCCTCAGTGATTTACCCTGGCTGATAGAGTATTTGGGTATACTCTTGGATATCACAAATGTGGATCCGTCAATGGAATTGGTTATAACCAATATGGCCTATCTAAGGGATGTGATTCAGTTTCTGCGTAGATATGATGATCGTTTTATTTGTGAATATTTGCAAGTGAAATTTCTCAGTTATCTCAATCATAAACAATTTCGTCCAGTTTACAGAGATTGTGTGAGCAGTACGCGTTTGATTTTACCTTTGGCCACACAATGGCTGTATGAGCAACAGCATCCCGAATTCGATCGAGAGGTGGGAGCGGTCAGTCTGTTGTTTACCAAACTAAAACAAACATTGCAAACGATAATCACAAAAAATGTCTACAATTTGGATCAACCAATGATGAAATTCTTCAAAGGAAAACTAAGGACTCTTCAACTTAGAATTGGCTATCTAACATCTTCGATTCTGGAAGACTTCTATGGCCAATTAACTCTTGATCCTTATGATTATTATGGAAACCGTttgaaaatctacaaatttcattttcaagtcATTCATCGTCATTTGAATGTCCGTCTAAAACGGAACTCTTTGCAATTTTTACCCTTGGAACAACATGATACTGCCAAGAGTCTCTTACCCTATACTCTACCAAGACAAAGGGCTATTCTTGTACCCTATGCCACTCTCCAATATCCCTACTACAGGCCTGAACTGCCCTCAGCCTATGTTTATAGTTCCCTAGGCTTTCTTCTGGCTCGACAATTTATGTGGGAATTTACTATAGCCGATATAGATGTAAATGCTTATGGCCAaataatttcctatattttAGATTTGCTTCTGGAAAATCCTGAATTCAAAATGGATTATGAACATATTGCCCATTATCATCGTGGTGAAACGGAACAAGTGGATAGTGCCATAAATGGTCTGAAATTAGCCTATCAGTCATTTAAAGAAGACCAACCGGATGAGACTATGATGCGGTCATTTTTCCTTAATTTTGCCCAAATGCACTGTGGCACCAATAACAGTACCAACCCCCATAGACCATCACAATCatccataaatcataaattggtTAATTTAGCTGTCAATCATATTGGAGATTTTGCTCAAACTTTCCATTGTTCTCCTGCACCAGTGCATGGAGTTTTGTATTGGGGTAGATCTGAAGATTCGTAG